Proteins encoded within one genomic window of Acidobacteriota bacterium:
- a CDS encoding roadblock/LC7 domain-containing protein, whose translation MFSPLFKKLREDLPGFRAVAVVGDDGIEVDRFVLEDLPHEVLSAEMNGVLKTLRRLRGEIAMGPIREVVIRTEAENILLCSLSEGLFILVVTDPATATGRARFAIQRLAHEFQNVLK comes from the coding sequence ATGTTTAGCCCCCTGTTCAAGAAACTGCGCGAGGACCTCCCGGGCTTTCGGGCGGTGGCCGTGGTGGGAGACGACGGCATCGAAGTGGACCGGTTCGTCTTGGAGGACCTGCCCCACGAGGTGCTGAGCGCGGAAATGAACGGGGTCTTGAAGACCTTGAGGCGCCTTCGGGGGGAGATCGCGATGGGCCCCATCCGGGAGGTGGTGATTCGGACCGAGGCGGAGAACATCCTCTTGTGCTCCCTGTCGGAGGGTCTCTTCATCCTCGTGGTCACGGACCCCGCTACGGCCACCGGCCGGGCCCGGTTCGCCATCCAGCGACTTGCGCACGAGTTTCAAAACGTCCTAAAATAA
- a CDS encoding CPBP family intramembrane glutamic endopeptidase: protein LAFPFRRPGPKEAGAALCLVAGGSLLALSAAAWLSRLPGGGGEDAALRALLSSYPLGVQWIVFALVPAICEESLFRGALLASLREIPELPACLLSGAAFALFHGSVYRFLPVAVLGASLAAVVVRTGNLALAILGHAIHNGMVLAALRLGPAAGPAMGDGLWAGGVALLAGAVLLAAGLRLTAPRSSG, encoded by the coding sequence CTGGCCTTCCCCTTTCGCCGTCCCGGGCCGAAGGAGGCGGGAGCGGCCCTCTGCCTCGTGGCCGGGGGGTCCCTGCTCGCCCTGTCGGCGGCCGCGTGGCTCTCTAGGCTTCCTGGAGGCGGAGGGGAAGACGCGGCTCTGCGCGCGCTCCTTTCCTCCTACCCCCTTGGGGTTCAATGGATCGTGTTCGCACTGGTGCCGGCCATTTGCGAAGAGTCCCTGTTTCGGGGCGCCCTGCTGGCCAGCCTGAGGGAGATTCCCGAGCTACCGGCCTGCCTCCTCTCCGGGGCCGCCTTCGCCTTGTTCCACGGCTCGGTTTACCGGTTTCTGCCCGTGGCCGTTCTCGGCGCTTCCCTCGCGGCGGTGGTGGTGCGGACCGGCAATCTGGCCCTGGCGATCCTGGGCCACGCAATCCACAACGGGATGGTCCTGGCGGCATTGCGCCTGGGACCGGCGGCCGGGCCCGCCATGGGGGATGGGCTCTGGGCGGGGGGGGTGGCTCTCCTGGCGGGAGCGGTCCTCCTGGCGGCGGGGCTCCGCCTCACGGCGCCGCGCTCCTCAGGCTAA
- the efp gene encoding elongation factor P yields the protein MGVITSNQIRKGVKLLIDGDAYEVVDADHVKPGKGSAFTRAKVRNLRTGQVLEKTVKAGDKVETAETQESRMQFLYKEGADYHFMDQTTFEQIVIPQDVLGDAVKYLTENLEISVLLHDGEPLGVDLPNFVTLTIEETDPGFKGDTVSGGKPARCNTGAVVSVPFHLNPGDRIVVDTRDGSYREKVG from the coding sequence ATGGGTGTGATCACCAGCAACCAGATCCGCAAGGGCGTCAAACTGCTCATCGACGGCGACGCGTACGAGGTCGTGGACGCGGACCACGTGAAGCCGGGGAAGGGCTCGGCCTTCACGCGCGCCAAGGTGCGGAACCTCAGGACCGGCCAGGTTCTCGAGAAAACCGTCAAGGCGGGGGACAAGGTCGAGACGGCCGAGACGCAGGAAAGCCGCATGCAGTTCCTCTACAAGGAAGGCGCCGACTACCATTTCATGGACCAGACGACCTTCGAGCAGATCGTCATCCCGCAGGACGTTCTCGGCGACGCCGTCAAGTACCTCACGGAGAACCTGGAAATCAGCGTCCTCCTCCACGACGGAGAACCTCTGGGCGTGGACCTTCCGAACTTCGTGACCCTCACGATCGAGGAGACGGACCCCGGGTTCAAGGGCGACACCGTTTCCGGGGGCAAGCCGGCCCGGTGCAACACGGGGGCCGTGGTCAGCGTGCCCTTCCATCTCAATCCGGGGGACCGCATCGTGGTCGATACCCGGGACGGCAGCTACCGAGAAAAGGTCGGCTGA
- a CDS encoding tetratricopeptide repeat protein yields MASGPAELESEVQRDPKMRRFYELAREYQRLGRIEEAVVLCEKGLQLNPNQWQARNLLAQIFLAKGRFDEARVQVERVLLALPDNIPANHLAADLYYSLGDKARALRHYQVVDLFDPGRANVAERIQELAAETPAPEETAAESAPAAGEEAPGPPLEEPPAESVPAADGEARESLSPAVSEEPAVEVGLQAEAQTATEPVGAQVFEEVSKPEDWGSEGGQESDLLEVLPSEPTPSVEVAPLSEQAESWADVAPEPESCEREALVENPPGEDTDRVETLQEGDDTQEAPTPPDSPDGLGLSPEPDPSVPGPAFSTVTLAQLYESQGYPEKAVEVYQRILLKEPDNADVRERIRGLKRRMAGEVPEAPAVQEEDVRKAVRQKRIAVLQNWLTRVREASHV; encoded by the coding sequence ATGGCGAGCGGACCCGCCGAACTCGAATCCGAGGTCCAGCGCGATCCGAAGATGCGCCGGTTCTACGAGTTGGCGCGGGAGTACCAGCGGCTCGGCCGTATCGAAGAAGCCGTGGTCCTCTGCGAAAAGGGCCTCCAACTGAACCCGAACCAGTGGCAGGCCCGGAATCTGCTGGCCCAGATCTTTCTCGCCAAGGGCCGCTTCGACGAGGCGAGGGTGCAGGTGGAGCGGGTCCTTCTGGCCCTCCCGGACAACATCCCCGCCAACCACCTCGCGGCGGACCTGTACTACTCCCTGGGGGACAAGGCCCGCGCCCTTCGCCACTACCAAGTCGTGGACCTCTTTGACCCCGGAAGGGCCAACGTGGCGGAGCGGATTCAGGAGCTGGCCGCCGAGACGCCTGCTCCGGAAGAGACGGCCGCGGAATCCGCCCCTGCGGCCGGCGAGGAAGCCCCGGGGCCGCCTCTGGAGGAGCCGCCCGCCGAATCCGTCCCTGCGGCCGATGGGGAGGCCCGGGAGTCGCTCTCCCCCGCCGTTTCCGAGGAACCGGCCGTGGAGGTCGGGCTCCAGGCGGAGGCTCAAACCGCGACGGAACCGGTCGGCGCCCAGGTGTTCGAAGAGGTATCGAAGCCGGAGGATTGGGGTAGCGAAGGAGGTCAGGAGAGCGACCTCCTGGAAGTCCTACCCTCCGAGCCCACGCCCTCCGTGGAGGTGGCTCCGCTTTCAGAGCAGGCGGAATCCTGGGCCGACGTGGCCCCCGAGCCGGAATCCTGTGAGCGCGAGGCCCTTGTCGAAAACCCGCCCGGGGAGGACACGGACCGGGTGGAGACCCTCCAGGAGGGCGACGACACCCAGGAAGCCCCCACGCCTCCGGACAGTCCAGACGGACTGGGCCTTTCACCGGAACCCGATCCGTCCGTTCCCGGGCCGGCCTTCAGCACGGTCACCCTGGCCCAGTTGTACGAGAGCCAGGGATACCCGGAAAAGGCGGTGGAGGTCTACCAGCGGATCCTGCTCAAGGAGCCGGACAACGCCGACGTTCGGGAGCGGATCCGGGGACTCAAGCGGAGGATGGCGGGGGAGGTCCCCGAAGCCCCGGCCGTCCAGGAGGAGGACGTGCGCAAGGCCGTCCGGCAGAAAAGGATCGCCGTGCTGCAGAACTGGCTCACCCGGGTGAGGGAGGCCTCCCATGTTTAG
- the dnaB gene encoding replicative DNA helicase gives MADPAAGRSAGAVRRVSDLLKDQDLPFNLEAERALLGAVLLTDSLFDEVHEQVSSEDFALPSHRKIYTTFEQLREANRPIDLVTVTEWLHHKGWLEAVGGAEYVADLVSGIPRLTTLSHYAQIIRGRSLLRQLIERASGIIAEAYSSPQEPQEVLAQAEQRILELGDRTIRSTLLPLRTLAGEAAIKLDALSKRGEHVTGVATHFQKLDELTAGFQPSDFIILAARPSVGKTALALSIAYNVARSGKSVAFFSLEMSAEQIFFRLLSMASGLDFQMIRTGKLNKARLAEAGMKMEEIAALPIYIDDSSAQTILEMGAKLRRLKTSQALDLVIVDYLQLIKVVGKIENRNQEVSLISRSLKALAKDLKVPVVALSQLSRAVEKRGEGREPMLSDLRDSGSLEQDADVVLFLHRQVFAREEDQDARNRARLLIAKQRNGPTDDMELTFLPWRVQFADYLPEAPEGMGV, from the coding sequence ATGGCCGATCCCGCCGCCGGTAGGAGCGCGGGGGCCGTCCGCCGCGTCTCGGACCTCCTGAAGGACCAGGATCTTCCGTTCAACCTGGAAGCCGAGAGGGCCCTTCTCGGAGCCGTCCTCCTGACCGATTCGCTCTTCGACGAGGTCCACGAGCAGGTGTCTTCGGAGGACTTCGCCCTCCCTTCCCACCGGAAGATTTACACGACCTTCGAACAGCTTCGGGAGGCCAACCGCCCCATCGACCTCGTCACCGTCACCGAATGGTTACATCACAAGGGGTGGCTGGAGGCCGTGGGCGGGGCCGAATACGTGGCGGATCTCGTCTCGGGCATTCCACGGCTCACCACCCTCTCCCACTACGCCCAGATCATTCGCGGCCGCTCCCTCCTCCGCCAGCTCATCGAACGGGCCAGCGGAATCATCGCCGAGGCCTACTCGTCGCCCCAGGAGCCGCAGGAGGTGTTGGCCCAGGCCGAACAGCGCATCCTGGAGCTCGGCGACCGGACCATCCGGTCGACGCTGCTGCCGCTCCGAACCCTGGCCGGGGAGGCGGCCATCAAGCTCGACGCCCTCTCCAAGCGGGGGGAGCACGTAACGGGCGTGGCCACTCATTTCCAGAAACTCGACGAACTGACGGCCGGCTTCCAGCCCTCGGATTTCATCATCCTCGCGGCCAGGCCCTCCGTCGGCAAGACCGCCCTCGCCCTCTCCATTGCCTACAACGTCGCCAGGAGCGGCAAGTCGGTGGCCTTCTTCAGCCTCGAAATGAGCGCCGAGCAGATTTTCTTCCGCCTCCTCTCCATGGCCAGCGGCCTCGATTTCCAGATGATCCGGACGGGAAAACTGAACAAGGCTCGGCTCGCCGAGGCCGGGATGAAAATGGAGGAGATCGCCGCCCTCCCCATCTACATTGACGACTCCTCCGCCCAGACCATTCTTGAAATGGGGGCCAAGCTGAGGCGCCTGAAGACCTCCCAGGCCCTCGACCTGGTGATCGTGGATTACCTCCAGCTCATCAAGGTCGTGGGAAAGATCGAGAACCGGAACCAGGAGGTGAGCCTCATCTCCCGATCCCTCAAGGCCCTGGCCAAAGACCTGAAGGTCCCCGTGGTCGCTCTTTCCCAGCTCTCCCGGGCCGTGGAGAAGCGCGGGGAAGGGCGGGAGCCCATGCTCTCCGACCTTCGGGATTCGGGCTCCCTCGAACAGGATGCCGACGTGGTCCTCTTTCTCCACAGGCAGGTTTTCGCCCGAGAGGAGGATCAGGACGCGCGCAACCGGGCCAGGCTCCTCATCGCCAAGCAGCGAAACGGCCCCACCGACGACATGGAACTCACCTTCCTTCCCTGGAGGGTCCAGTTCGCGGATTACCTCCCCGAGGCCCCGGAGGGCATGGGTGTCTGA
- the pilO gene encoding type 4a pilus biogenesis protein PilO, with product MDRFAKLPKWAQLVVTLLFCGLIFPATWFVFLADQRTTLQSRRQQRDELEGQIQQGKEAMRRVDELNRQIDLIRRDLEVLKSIIPLDPETGKLLRVFQSYARDQNLNILRINPTPVAKRELYSEQAYGIEVGGGYHDLALFFDKVAHMRRIVNITNLDMASSTRKGATITAKFNSVVYMQNPEAFQGLENKP from the coding sequence ATGGACCGCTTCGCGAAGCTCCCCAAATGGGCCCAGTTGGTGGTCACCCTCCTTTTCTGCGGGCTCATCTTCCCCGCGACCTGGTTCGTGTTTCTGGCGGACCAGAGAACCACCTTGCAGAGCCGGCGCCAACAGCGCGACGAACTGGAGGGCCAGATCCAGCAGGGCAAGGAGGCCATGCGTCGCGTGGATGAGCTGAACCGGCAGATCGACCTCATCCGACGCGACCTCGAGGTCCTCAAGTCCATCATCCCGTTGGATCCCGAAACCGGAAAGCTCCTGCGCGTCTTTCAGAGCTACGCGCGGGATCAGAACCTGAATATCCTGCGGATCAACCCGACCCCCGTGGCGAAGAGGGAGCTTTACTCCGAGCAGGCCTACGGGATCGAGGTGGGGGGCGGCTACCACGATCTCGCCCTTTTCTTCGACAAGGTCGCCCACATGCGGCGCATCGTGAACATCACCAACCTGGACATGGCCTCGTCCACGCGCAAGGGGGCGACCATCACGGCCAAGTTCAACTCCGTCGTCTACATGCAGAACCCCGAGGCTTTCCAGGGGCTGGAGAACAAGCCATGA
- the pilM gene encoding type IV pilus assembly protein PilM produces the protein MFFGKSKNLLGLDIGSSAVKMVELKDLGKGKGYQLKAFGIEQLPAEAIVGGTIMDSGAVIDAISRLVRDRGVKNFNVATSVDGNSVIVKRISMMAMSEAELNEAIQWEAGQYIPFDIEEVKIDHQVLETDPATGNLSVLLVAVKRDLIAEYTSILGQAGLNATVLDLDVFSMQNAFEINYPIHGGEVAALVNIGASTTNICVLKGDTPLFWRDIQAGGNNYTDTLQRELNLTFNQAEALKKGETVQGVRPEQAAPILNAMTEEFGADLKKSLDFFKVTTGEGTIHKIVLAGGGSQVTNLDRYLSQFFGVPVEVMNPFQNVTVDEREFPMDTLTRLAPHFGVAVGLALRKMGD, from the coding sequence GTGTTCTTTGGAAAGAGCAAAAACCTGTTGGGCCTGGATATCGGTTCCTCCGCCGTGAAGATGGTGGAACTCAAGGATCTGGGCAAGGGCAAAGGCTACCAATTGAAGGCCTTCGGCATCGAACAGCTACCCGCGGAAGCCATCGTCGGCGGCACGATCATGGATTCCGGTGCCGTGATCGACGCCATCAGCCGCCTGGTGCGCGACCGAGGGGTAAAGAACTTCAACGTGGCCACCTCGGTGGACGGCAACTCGGTCATCGTGAAACGCATCTCCATGATGGCGATGAGCGAGGCCGAGCTCAACGAGGCCATTCAGTGGGAAGCCGGACAGTACATCCCCTTCGACATCGAGGAGGTGAAGATCGATCACCAGGTCCTCGAGACGGACCCCGCCACGGGAAACCTGAGCGTGCTGCTCGTGGCCGTGAAGCGGGACCTCATCGCCGAGTACACCTCCATCCTCGGCCAGGCGGGCCTCAACGCCACCGTCCTCGACCTGGACGTCTTCAGCATGCAGAACGCCTTCGAGATCAACTACCCCATCCATGGAGGAGAAGTCGCCGCCCTCGTGAACATCGGCGCGAGCACGACCAACATCTGCGTCCTGAAGGGAGACACCCCCTTGTTCTGGAGGGACATCCAGGCGGGAGGCAACAACTACACGGACACCCTCCAGCGTGAGCTCAACCTCACCTTCAACCAGGCCGAAGCCCTCAAGAAGGGCGAGACCGTTCAGGGGGTGCGGCCGGAGCAGGCGGCGCCCATCCTCAACGCCATGACCGAGGAGTTCGGAGCGGACTTGAAGAAGTCCCTCGACTTCTTCAAGGTGACGACGGGGGAGGGCACCATCCACAAGATCGTACTCGCGGGCGGCGGGAGCCAGGTCACCAACCTGGACCGCTACCTGAGTCAGTTTTTCGGCGTGCCCGTGGAGGTCATGAACCCCTTCCAGAACGTGACGGTCGACGAGCGGGAGTTCCCCATGGACACCCTGACTCGCCTGGCCCCGCACTTCGGCGTGGCGGTGGGGCTGGCCTTGCGCAAGATGGGGGATTAG
- the alr gene encoding alanine racemase, with protein MSESDSPNLRPTVLRVDLDALSLNATALKTAGGGRPLLAVVKANGYGCGAAHVARAALRGGASWLGVALAEEGIQLRERGIVAPILLLGPVPPTQAGLLLDHGLTPALYSLSFLQALEEAAERTGRSAEVHLKLDSGMGRVGFRPEEIPDLLGALRRSPRVSVAGIFSNLASADDPRSDQTAHQVRAFQDMVETLRRAGMEPAWVHLANSSGLLAHPDTHLTLCRPGLTLFGLRPSADLPDPGLRPVLSFSTRIAQIKRVPPGTPVGYGATYVTSSSKRLGILPVGYGDGLPRALGNVGHVLIEGAACPIVGRVSMDLVAVDLDPAPGAVEGGPVCLWGSEGTLNASPWDWARWSGTIPYEVMTGISCRVARRYAEGGREWTEFLLNSGGPLA; from the coding sequence GTGTCTGAAAGCGACTCCCCCAATCTGCGCCCCACGGTCTTGCGCGTGGACCTGGACGCGCTGTCCCTCAACGCCACCGCACTGAAAACCGCCGGCGGGGGCCGTCCCCTCCTGGCCGTCGTGAAGGCGAACGGGTACGGCTGCGGCGCGGCCCACGTGGCGCGGGCGGCCCTGCGGGGAGGCGCTTCCTGGCTGGGCGTGGCCCTGGCCGAGGAGGGGATCCAGCTTCGCGAGAGGGGGATTGTCGCTCCCATCCTTCTGCTCGGTCCCGTTCCTCCCACGCAGGCGGGTCTGCTCCTGGACCATGGCCTGACCCCCGCCCTCTATTCCCTGTCGTTCCTCCAGGCGCTGGAGGAGGCCGCGGAACGCACCGGCCGGAGCGCCGAGGTCCACCTCAAGCTGGACTCGGGAATGGGCCGCGTGGGCTTTCGTCCAGAGGAGATCCCGGACCTGCTGGGGGCTCTGCGCAGGTCTCCCCGGGTGTCCGTCGCGGGCATCTTCTCCAACCTGGCCAGCGCCGACGACCCGCGGTCCGATCAGACGGCCCACCAGGTCCGCGCGTTCCAGGACATGGTCGAAACCCTCCGCCGGGCCGGCATGGAACCGGCCTGGGTTCACCTGGCCAATTCTTCGGGCCTCCTGGCCCATCCGGACACCCACCTGACCCTGTGCCGTCCGGGGCTCACGCTCTTCGGCCTCCGGCCCTCGGCGGACCTTCCCGACCCGGGGCTGAGACCCGTTCTGTCGTTTTCCACCCGGATCGCTCAGATCAAGCGGGTCCCCCCGGGCACACCCGTGGGATACGGCGCCACCTATGTCACTTCCTCCTCGAAACGCCTGGGAATCCTGCCCGTTGGGTACGGGGACGGACTTCCGAGGGCCCTTGGAAACGTGGGCCACGTCCTCATCGAAGGCGCCGCGTGCCCAATCGTGGGACGGGTATCCATGGACCTCGTGGCGGTGGACCTCGACCCGGCGCCCGGAGCCGTGGAGGGAGGACCGGTCTGCCTGTGGGGCAGCGAGGGGACTTTGAACGCGAGCCCCTGGGACTGGGCCCGGTGGTCCGGGACCATCCCCTACGAGGTGATGACCGGTATTTCTTGTCGGGTGGCCCGCCGCTACGCCGAGGGGGGACGCGAATGGACCGAGTTCCTGCTGAACTCCGGCGGTCCCTTAGCCTGA
- a CDS encoding PilN domain-containing protein — protein sequence MIRINLLREGRGTKRGGPGGPPMVAVAGPTEEAPPWGIYVALLLATVVATGGYGAWLLMQNHSLAVEIERQKVELKKYEGAREKVAELEKKKTEYAAKVDQIKELKDQQSIPVKLMNRLVEVLPEGAWYNAVKQNNQTIELTGAAKSIKTISTLYDNLVAISEFANVQLGEVQQQSGAEETYSYKLSMNYHPGGFKPKVEEAKPQATSARARSKPASDDSGGME from the coding sequence ATGATCCGAATCAATCTGCTCAGGGAAGGGCGGGGCACGAAACGGGGAGGGCCGGGCGGGCCGCCGATGGTGGCCGTGGCGGGCCCCACCGAAGAGGCGCCGCCTTGGGGAATCTACGTTGCCCTCCTCCTGGCCACGGTGGTGGCCACCGGCGGGTACGGGGCCTGGCTCCTCATGCAGAACCACAGTCTCGCCGTGGAAATCGAAAGGCAGAAGGTGGAGCTGAAGAAGTACGAGGGGGCCCGAGAAAAAGTCGCCGAGCTGGAAAAGAAAAAGACCGAGTACGCCGCCAAGGTGGATCAGATCAAAGAGCTCAAGGACCAGCAGAGCATCCCCGTGAAGCTCATGAACCGCCTCGTGGAGGTGCTCCCCGAGGGCGCCTGGTACAACGCCGTCAAGCAGAACAACCAGACCATCGAGCTGACGGGCGCCGCCAAGAGCATCAAGACCATCTCGACGCTCTACGACAACCTCGTGGCCATCTCTGAATTCGCCAACGTCCAGCTGGGAGAGGTGCAACAGCAGTCGGGCGCCGAGGAGACGTACAGTTATAAGTTGAGCATGAATTACCATCCGGGCGGCTTCAAGCCGAAGGTCGAGGAGGCGAAGCCTCAGGCGACCTCCGCGAGGGCCCGGTCCAAGCCCGCGTCGGACGACTCCGGCGGGATGGAATAG
- the pilQ gene encoding type IV pilus secretin PilQ, which yields MNKRMALMTAVLGLLAGMAVLAADTASTELNVLSDLFSQSQDGQVVVGVVGTYPIIDYTYYDYDPETFVVDMADVDISRLPKTLNVQSGGVGLVKVESISQGKGRALAKLEIHKAYLSKCLVFTEGTKLMVKVVGADQAPPAPPAPSAASESASAASPASAPPAPPPAPPAEPVREGTRLMGVRVAQDGSSVGIESDGTAKFKYFTMGGPDRIVVDLYGIQRGKVPGQIPGAGDIEKVRVALLQASPLVTRVVLDMKKPLKPVAVSADGPVVRVVLDEMALDAAPEAAAAPPKAEAPPASEPAAQPVSSETAPAEPVSASPPPVAEMAQAPTEPAAETLDDVKVDLSPISPGSSREFKGYEDLFVAEDATASPAEGKTLVAGGVPLSFKEKTISGGGMKYSGEPISMSLKDADVKDVMRVFHDISKLNFVVHPSVQGKVTVDLENVPWDQAMDIVLKNNGLDYVYENNVIWVAPASEIARKFAEQQRMQKEKLLAEDPITFTKRLSYAKAQRMEGIAQRFLSERGSIIIDERTNTLIIQEVPSKKAGLVKLIDSLDTATPQVLIEARIVESNVTWTQSFGITWSGNWYTGMDASGNTVTTRGGTTGSASSNIYSLHNFKNQSGWPNFGTGDFAVTLPPTASNGFIDLVLGNITGSFFLDVRLAALENTGRARVLSAPRVVTQDNEKATIESGRQIPIRVATTDKISVIFVNATLKLDVTPQISADGNVNMTVDITNDSVDFANAEPGNPPPIIKKEAKTVLKVRDGQTAVIGGVFVTNEGISQNGLPFLSKIPVLGWLFKNRTKTRTNDELLIFLTPKIVR from the coding sequence ATGAACAAGCGCATGGCCCTTATGACGGCGGTTCTCGGTCTCCTCGCCGGGATGGCCGTTCTGGCGGCGGACACGGCGTCCACCGAGCTGAACGTCCTCAGCGACCTCTTCAGCCAGTCCCAGGACGGCCAAGTCGTGGTGGGCGTGGTGGGGACCTACCCCATCATCGACTACACCTACTACGACTACGATCCCGAGACCTTCGTGGTGGACATGGCGGACGTGGACATCTCGCGGCTGCCCAAGACGCTCAACGTGCAGTCCGGGGGCGTGGGTCTCGTCAAAGTGGAATCCATCAGCCAGGGCAAGGGCAGGGCCCTCGCCAAGCTGGAAATCCACAAGGCCTACCTCTCCAAGTGCCTGGTCTTCACCGAGGGAACCAAGCTCATGGTGAAGGTCGTGGGCGCGGATCAGGCCCCTCCGGCTCCGCCGGCCCCGTCCGCCGCGTCCGAATCCGCCTCCGCCGCGAGCCCGGCCTCCGCCCCCCCGGCGCCTCCTCCGGCGCCTCCGGCCGAACCGGTCCGCGAGGGCACGCGCCTCATGGGTGTGCGGGTTGCCCAGGACGGCTCGTCCGTGGGCATCGAGTCGGACGGAACAGCCAAGTTCAAGTACTTCACCATGGGCGGACCGGACCGGATCGTGGTGGATCTTTATGGGATCCAGCGGGGCAAGGTTCCGGGGCAGATCCCCGGGGCAGGGGACATCGAGAAGGTGCGGGTGGCCCTCCTTCAGGCGAGTCCTCTGGTGACCCGGGTGGTCCTGGACATGAAGAAGCCGCTCAAGCCCGTGGCGGTCAGCGCGGATGGACCGGTGGTGCGGGTGGTCCTGGACGAAATGGCCCTCGATGCCGCCCCCGAAGCGGCCGCCGCCCCGCCGAAGGCCGAGGCGCCTCCCGCGTCTGAACCGGCCGCCCAGCCGGTTTCCTCCGAGACGGCACCGGCGGAACCGGTCTCCGCCTCCCCGCCGCCTGTCGCGGAGATGGCCCAGGCTCCCACCGAACCGGCCGCGGAGACCCTCGACGACGTCAAAGTGGATCTCTCCCCCATCAGCCCCGGCTCCAGCCGGGAGTTCAAGGGATACGAGGACCTGTTCGTGGCGGAGGACGCCACGGCCTCGCCCGCCGAGGGCAAGACCCTCGTAGCCGGAGGCGTCCCCCTCTCCTTCAAGGAGAAGACCATCTCCGGCGGAGGTATGAAGTATTCCGGCGAGCCCATCTCCATGAGCCTCAAGGACGCGGACGTGAAGGACGTGATGCGCGTCTTCCACGACATCTCCAAACTCAACTTCGTCGTCCACCCCTCGGTTCAGGGCAAGGTCACGGTGGACCTCGAGAACGTCCCTTGGGACCAGGCCATGGACATCGTCCTGAAAAACAACGGCCTGGACTACGTGTACGAGAACAACGTGATCTGGGTGGCCCCGGCCTCCGAGATTGCCCGGAAGTTCGCCGAGCAGCAGCGGATGCAGAAAGAGAAGCTGCTGGCGGAGGACCCCATCACCTTCACCAAGAGGCTGTCCTACGCAAAGGCCCAGCGCATGGAGGGCATCGCCCAGCGTTTCCTGAGCGAGCGGGGCTCCATCATCATCGACGAGCGGACGAACACCCTGATCATCCAGGAAGTTCCCTCCAAGAAGGCGGGCCTGGTCAAGCTGATCGACTCCCTGGACACGGCCACGCCGCAGGTCCTCATCGAGGCCCGGATCGTCGAATCGAACGTCACCTGGACCCAGAGTTTCGGAATCACCTGGAGCGGCAACTGGTACACGGGGATGGACGCCTCGGGCAACACGGTCACAACGCGGGGCGGCACCACCGGTTCCGCTTCCTCCAACATCTACTCCCTGCACAACTTCAAGAACCAGTCCGGATGGCCCAACTTCGGCACGGGCGACTTCGCCGTGACCCTCCCCCCCACGGCGTCCAACGGCTTCATCGACCTCGTTCTGGGGAACATCACCGGGTCGTTCTTCCTGGACGTCCGGCTCGCCGCCCTCGAGAACACGGGGCGCGCGCGTGTTTTGTCCGCCCCCCGCGTGGTCACTCAGGACAACGAGAAGGCCACCATCGAGTCCGGCCGACAGATCCCCATCCGGGTGGCCACCACCGACAAGATCTCGGTCATTTTCGTCAATGCGACCCTCAAGCTGGACGTGACGCCCCAGATCAGCGCCGACGGGAACGTGAATATGACCGTGGACATCACCAATGACTCGGTGGACTTCGCCAACGCCGAACCGGGCAACCCGCCCCCGATCATCAAGAAGGAGGCCAAGACCGTGCTGAAGGTGCGCGACGGTCAGACGGCGGTCATCGGCGGCGTGTTCGTGACCAACGAGGGCATCTCCCAGAACGGCCTTCCCTTCCTCTCCAAGATCCCGGTCCTGGGCTGGCTGTTCAAGAACCGCACGAAGACCCGGACGAACGACGAACTCCTGATCTTCCTCACGCCCAAGATCGTCAGGTAG